One Catenulispora sp. MAP5-51 DNA segment encodes these proteins:
- a CDS encoding YhjD/YihY/BrkB family envelope integrity protein codes for MRRSMAFATLGVVALVPLLVVVAAVAPSSQQGFGEWVADGMGLPRSTAAPVLRLFSDHHVAAQQTGAFSLALLAAFGLAFATDVQLGYQRIWELPVPTWRQMMWHVWRRTVYLAAMIGYLLFEVESGVLLGHGPLQSAGRIVVFVTVGLLFFWWGQHFLLAGHVPWIRLLPGAAATVVGLSGLRAFSTLVFNPMITSSSRDFGSVGVVLVVLSWLIGVGFVVFGGALVGRYYSFGRKTVSPE; via the coding sequence ATGCGGCGGTCCATGGCCTTCGCGACCCTCGGCGTGGTCGCGCTGGTGCCGCTGCTCGTGGTCGTGGCCGCGGTGGCGCCGTCCTCCCAGCAGGGGTTCGGCGAGTGGGTCGCCGACGGCATGGGCCTTCCCCGCTCCACGGCCGCGCCGGTGCTGCGGCTGTTCTCGGACCACCACGTGGCGGCCCAGCAGACCGGCGCGTTCAGCCTGGCCCTGCTGGCGGCGTTCGGGCTCGCCTTCGCGACCGACGTCCAGCTCGGCTACCAGCGGATCTGGGAGCTGCCCGTGCCGACGTGGCGGCAGATGATGTGGCACGTATGGCGCCGGACGGTCTACCTGGCCGCGATGATCGGCTACCTCCTCTTCGAGGTGGAGAGCGGCGTCCTGCTCGGGCACGGTCCGCTGCAGTCGGCGGGCCGGATCGTGGTCTTCGTGACGGTCGGGCTGCTCTTCTTCTGGTGGGGGCAGCACTTCCTGCTCGCCGGCCACGTGCCGTGGATCCGGCTGCTGCCCGGCGCCGCGGCGACCGTCGTGGGACTCAGCGGGCTGCGGGCCTTCTCGACCCTGGTGTTCAACCCGATGATCACCTCGAGCTCGCGCGACTTCGGCTCGGTCGGCGTCGTGCTGGTGGTGCTGTCCTGGCTGATCGGCGTGGGGTTCGTGGTCTTCGGCGGCGCGCTGGTCGGGCGGTACTACTCGTTCGGGCGGAAGACCGTTTCACCGGAGTGA
- a CDS encoding acyl-CoA dehydrogenase translates to MASSVPSVPAAVDPDTLTPVLDGRWAALRADIRSHMAVQPYRDPIGLDLEAHRRTVLDELSTLAATDLPGLGFDKAYSGGGDIGGSVVSFEMLGFGDLSLMVKAGVQWGLFGGAVQLLGTAPHHERYLRRIKDLELLGCFAMTEHGHGSDVQHLRTTATYDPDTAEFVVHTPDRGATKEYIGNAARDGHAAVVFAQLVTGGESRGVHAFMVPIRDDRGQAAPGVVIEDCGPKAGLNGVDNGRLAFEHVRVPREALLNRFADVAPDGTYSSPIEGDARRFFTMLGTLIRGRVSVGGSAGSATKRALALAVRYAEVRRQFAKPDGEEVVILDYLAHQRKLLPALATSYALHFAQDELVAALHDTTSEAPEEQQRELESRAAGLKVANTWHATAAIQAAREACGGAGYLAENLLAGLKADTDVFTTFEGDNTVLLQLVAKGLLTDYKDAFQNLSPLATARFAAERVLGAVAERTSARKVLDRLTEGDDREALFDRDWQLKLFEDREQHVLGGVADRLRKAGDDPFGVFNAAQDHVLRAGRVHVDRLVLEAFVRAISNCPDGDAKTLLERVCDLYALANIEADRAWFLEHGRLSAARSKAVIAAVNELCAVLRPHARTLVDAFAIPEQYLAAPMLEAGSSD, encoded by the coding sequence ATGGCCTCGTCCGTGCCGTCCGTGCCCGCCGCCGTCGACCCGGACACCCTGACCCCCGTCCTGGACGGACGCTGGGCCGCCCTGCGCGCCGACATCCGGTCGCACATGGCGGTCCAGCCGTACCGGGACCCGATCGGGCTGGACCTGGAGGCCCACCGGCGCACAGTCTTGGACGAGCTCTCGACGCTCGCCGCGACCGACCTGCCGGGTCTGGGCTTCGACAAGGCCTACAGCGGCGGCGGCGACATCGGCGGCTCGGTCGTCTCCTTCGAGATGCTGGGCTTCGGCGACCTGTCGCTGATGGTCAAGGCCGGCGTGCAGTGGGGCCTGTTCGGCGGGGCCGTGCAGCTGCTGGGCACCGCGCCGCACCATGAGCGCTACCTGCGGCGGATCAAGGACCTGGAGCTGCTCGGCTGCTTCGCGATGACCGAGCACGGGCACGGCTCGGACGTCCAGCACCTGCGCACCACCGCGACCTACGACCCGGACACCGCCGAGTTCGTCGTCCACACCCCGGACCGCGGCGCCACCAAGGAGTACATCGGGAACGCCGCGCGCGACGGGCACGCGGCCGTGGTGTTCGCGCAGCTGGTCACCGGCGGCGAGTCCCGCGGCGTGCACGCCTTCATGGTCCCGATCCGCGACGACCGGGGCCAGGCGGCGCCGGGCGTCGTCATCGAGGACTGCGGCCCCAAAGCCGGCCTCAACGGCGTCGACAACGGCCGTCTGGCCTTCGAGCACGTCCGCGTCCCGCGCGAAGCCCTGCTCAACCGGTTCGCCGACGTCGCCCCGGACGGCACCTACTCCAGCCCGATCGAGGGCGACGCCCGCCGCTTCTTCACCATGCTCGGCACGCTGATCCGCGGCCGCGTCAGCGTCGGCGGCAGCGCCGGGAGCGCGACGAAGCGGGCGCTGGCGCTCGCCGTCCGCTACGCCGAAGTGCGCCGGCAGTTCGCCAAGCCGGACGGCGAGGAGGTGGTGATCCTGGACTACCTGGCCCACCAGCGCAAGCTGCTCCCGGCCCTGGCCACGTCCTACGCGCTGCACTTCGCCCAGGACGAGCTGGTCGCCGCGCTGCACGACACCACCTCCGAGGCGCCCGAGGAGCAGCAGCGCGAACTGGAGTCGCGCGCCGCCGGCCTGAAGGTCGCCAACACCTGGCACGCCACCGCCGCGATCCAGGCCGCGCGCGAAGCCTGCGGCGGCGCCGGCTACCTGGCCGAGAACCTGCTGGCGGGGCTGAAGGCCGACACGGACGTGTTCACCACCTTCGAAGGCGACAACACGGTCCTGCTCCAGCTCGTCGCCAAGGGCCTGCTCACCGACTACAAGGACGCCTTCCAGAACCTGAGCCCGCTGGCCACGGCCCGCTTCGCCGCCGAACGCGTGCTCGGCGCGGTGGCCGAGCGCACCTCGGCGCGCAAGGTCCTGGACCGGCTCACCGAGGGCGACGACCGCGAGGCGCTGTTCGACCGCGACTGGCAGCTCAAGCTGTTCGAGGACCGCGAGCAGCACGTGCTCGGGGGCGTCGCCGACCGGCTGCGCAAGGCCGGCGACGACCCCTTCGGCGTGTTCAACGCGGCGCAGGACCACGTGCTGCGCGCGGGCCGGGTCCACGTCGACCGCCTGGTGCTGGAGGCGTTCGTTCGCGCGATCAGCAATTGCCCGGACGGGGATGCCAAGACGCTGCTGGAGCGGGTCTGCGACCTGTACGCGCTGGCGAACATCGAGGCCGACCGCGCCTGGTTCCTGGAGCACGGACGCCTGAGCGCCGCGCGGTCGAAGGCGGTCATCGCCGCGGTGAACGAGCTGTGCGCGGTGCTGCGGCCGCATGCTCGGACGTTGGTGGACGCGTTCGCTATTCCCGAGCAGTACCTGGCCGCGCCGATGCTCGAGGCGGGTTCTTCGGACTAG
- a CDS encoding alpha/beta hydrolase codes for MSLTSTTLLILAVLLALAAPAATYVLWNRARGPRPVRAATRLGLIGLCQATVLLLVGLLINNHYSLYASWSDLLGQDGGGPVAVHQATRAATDLNQDGRNPQQPPGFGGPGQAAHVTAPDTRNTPTTPDPPAPTGPKVTFVPGGHGTQVAAFRGPLSGIGGNGDDVMVWLPPQYHDPAYANTRFPVVMLFPGYPGSAAGWFSVLGGGQVLGQMLAQQKATPFVLVAVNVNQNGQNLNCSNIPGGPQMATYIAQDVRTMIEANFHVSDRRTGWGLMGFSDGGLCAGKLLLQYPQDFRSAAQMAGDSTPDGRQVVRAGTDFVDQNSTLWLLTHRHPPANLPVSLLAAVSDQDTDSLPVAFQLQATAPDIVSVSEHARGAHNPAVWKSWLPEMYTWLSQHLDTVG; via the coding sequence ATGAGCTTGACCAGCACCACGCTGCTCATCCTCGCGGTGCTCCTGGCCCTGGCCGCGCCGGCCGCCACCTATGTGCTGTGGAACCGGGCCCGCGGCCCCCGCCCGGTGCGCGCCGCCACCCGCCTCGGCCTGATCGGCCTGTGCCAGGCCACCGTGCTGCTGCTGGTCGGCCTGCTGATCAACAACCACTACAGCCTGTACGCGTCCTGGAGCGATCTGCTCGGCCAGGACGGCGGCGGACCGGTCGCCGTGCACCAGGCCACCCGCGCGGCCACCGACCTGAACCAGGACGGCCGGAACCCCCAGCAGCCGCCCGGCTTCGGCGGCCCCGGCCAGGCCGCGCACGTGACCGCGCCGGACACCCGCAACACGCCGACCACACCGGACCCGCCCGCGCCGACCGGCCCCAAGGTCACGTTCGTCCCCGGCGGTCACGGCACCCAGGTCGCGGCGTTCCGCGGCCCGCTGTCCGGCATCGGCGGCAACGGCGACGACGTGATGGTCTGGCTCCCGCCGCAGTACCACGACCCCGCGTACGCGAACACGCGCTTCCCGGTGGTCATGCTGTTCCCGGGCTACCCGGGCTCGGCGGCCGGCTGGTTCAGCGTCCTGGGCGGCGGCCAGGTCCTCGGGCAGATGCTGGCCCAGCAGAAGGCCACGCCCTTCGTCCTGGTCGCGGTGAACGTCAACCAGAACGGCCAGAACCTGAACTGCTCCAACATCCCCGGCGGGCCGCAGATGGCCACCTACATCGCCCAGGACGTCCGGACCATGATCGAGGCGAACTTCCACGTGTCCGACCGCCGCACCGGCTGGGGCCTGATGGGCTTCTCCGACGGCGGGCTGTGCGCCGGCAAGCTGCTGCTGCAGTACCCGCAGGACTTCCGCTCGGCGGCGCAGATGGCCGGGGACTCCACCCCGGACGGCCGCCAGGTGGTGCGCGCCGGCACCGACTTCGTCGACCAGAACTCCACCCTGTGGCTGCTGACGCACCGCCACCCGCCAGCGAACCTGCCGGTCAGCCTGCTGGCGGCGGTCTCCGACCAGGACACCGACTCGCTGCCGGTCGCCTTCCAGCTGCAGGCCACGGCGCCGGACATCGTGTCGGTGTCGGAGCACGCGCGCGGGGCGCACAATCCGGCGGTGTGGAAGAGCTGGCTGCCGGAGATGTACACCTGGCTGAGCCAGCACCTCGACACGGTCGGGTAG
- a CDS encoding STAS domain-containing protein has product MTWPVTGAMVLSVGGELDVATMPQLVERVRALVEQGHVRIVLDLGHLEFCDCTGLRALLRAREIAAEAGGWTRLSRVGAMTRHIIGLTGLREALACYESAAEAVAAH; this is encoded by the coding sequence ATGACGTGGCCCGTCACCGGCGCGATGGTGCTGTCGGTGGGCGGCGAGCTGGATGTGGCGACCATGCCGCAGCTCGTCGAGCGGGTGCGGGCGCTGGTCGAGCAGGGGCACGTGCGCATCGTGCTGGACCTGGGGCACCTGGAGTTCTGCGACTGCACCGGGCTCCGGGCGCTGCTGCGCGCGCGGGAGATCGCGGCCGAGGCCGGCGGCTGGACGCGGCTGTCCCGGGTCGGGGCGATGACCCGGCACATCATCGGGCTCACCGGGCTGCGCGAGGCGCTGGCTTGTTACGAGAGTGCCGCGGAGGCTGTCGCAGCGCACTGA
- the rho gene encoding transcription termination factor Rho yields the protein MSTATLERPPSTTGASAPGNVTAPAPVTVTGILDRQDQHGFLRTNGYLPGPADLYIPPAMIRRYGLRPGDLITGTAAEPSGSENQAPRRRSAKSDPASKARQLDRIDTVNGVPATPGLTARPHFAAMTPLYPQERLRLESDPRQLLTRAIDLVAPIGKGQRGLIVAPPKTGKTTLLQAIAKAVTQNHPECHLMVVLLDERPEEVTDMHRSVAGEVIASTFDRPVTEHIAVADLAVERAKRLAEQGQDVVILLDSITRLCRAHNNNAKSSGRTLSGGVDASSVAAPKQLFGAARNLEEGGSITILATALVDTGSRADDYYFEELKSTGNMELRLDRTLADRRVFPAIDITGSSTRREELLTTPEELDAMWRLRRALRGQGGGQGGPHGTEVLLERLKQTASNSEFVKRVRQTTVSGS from the coding sequence ATGTCCACCGCCACACTCGAACGTCCCCCGTCCACCACTGGGGCCTCGGCCCCCGGCAATGTCACCGCCCCCGCCCCTGTCACCGTCACGGGCATCCTCGACCGGCAGGACCAGCACGGCTTCCTGCGGACCAACGGCTACCTGCCCGGCCCCGCAGACCTCTACATCCCGCCGGCGATGATCCGGCGCTACGGCCTGCGCCCCGGCGACCTGATCACCGGCACCGCCGCCGAACCCTCCGGCTCCGAGAACCAGGCGCCCCGTCGGAGGTCCGCCAAGTCGGACCCGGCGAGCAAGGCCCGGCAGCTGGACCGGATCGACACCGTCAACGGCGTACCCGCGACCCCCGGCCTGACGGCCCGCCCGCACTTCGCCGCGATGACCCCCCTGTACCCCCAGGAGCGCCTGCGCCTGGAGTCCGACCCCCGGCAGTTGCTCACCAGGGCCATCGACCTGGTCGCCCCGATCGGCAAGGGCCAGCGCGGCCTCATCGTCGCCCCGCCCAAGACCGGCAAGACCACGCTGCTGCAGGCCATCGCCAAGGCCGTCACGCAGAACCACCCCGAGTGCCACCTCATGGTCGTGCTGCTCGACGAGCGCCCCGAAGAGGTCACCGACATGCACCGCTCGGTCGCCGGCGAGGTCATCGCCTCCACCTTCGACCGCCCGGTCACAGAACACATCGCCGTCGCGGACCTGGCCGTCGAACGCGCCAAGCGCCTGGCGGAACAGGGCCAGGACGTCGTCATCCTCCTGGACTCCATCACCCGCCTGTGCCGCGCCCACAACAACAACGCCAAGTCCAGCGGCCGCACCCTGTCCGGCGGCGTCGACGCCTCCTCGGTGGCCGCCCCGAAGCAGCTCTTCGGCGCCGCCCGCAACCTCGAGGAGGGCGGCTCGATCACCATCCTGGCGACCGCCCTGGTCGACACCGGCTCCCGCGCCGACGACTACTACTTCGAAGAGCTGAAGAGCACCGGCAACATGGAACTGCGCCTGGACCGCACCCTGGCCGACCGCCGCGTCTTCCCCGCCATCGATATCACCGGCTCGAGCACCCGCCGCGAGGAACTGCTGACGACGCCCGAGGAACTGGACGCCATGTGGCGGCTGCGTCGGGCACTGCGCGGGCAGGGCGGCGGGCAGGGCGGCCCGCACGGTACCGAGGTGCTGCTGGAGCGGCTGAAGCAGACCGCGAGCAACAGCGAGTTCGTGAAGCGGGTACGGCAGACGACCGTTTCAGGGTCTTGA
- a CDS encoding alpha/beta fold hydrolase produces MTGTHNLHTESRGDPANPTLILLHGAGAASRTWKHQLSALSDRFHLIAPDLPGFGRSPGPVSLAASAEAVAELVAHHNAPVHLCGHSMGAFVAARVAAEHPEGISKLVLCGANIKAAEHGRRQIAFYRSRPGWWLMKMLSDLPTRAALLQMVDEAEASDLTDVLPRIQAPTLVVCGRRDRECVVDVQPMTDAIPNARALIVPHTGHLLPVTGAKAFNAIVGAFYGSVAGDAK; encoded by the coding sequence ATGACGGGGACCCACAACCTCCACACCGAATCCCGCGGCGACCCCGCGAACCCCACCCTGATCCTCCTGCACGGCGCCGGCGCCGCCTCCCGCACCTGGAAGCACCAACTCTCCGCCCTCAGCGACCGCTTCCACCTCATCGCCCCGGACCTCCCCGGCTTCGGCCGCTCCCCCGGCCCGGTCAGCCTCGCCGCCTCGGCGGAAGCCGTCGCCGAGCTCGTCGCGCACCACAACGCCCCGGTCCACCTCTGCGGCCACTCCATGGGCGCGTTCGTCGCGGCGCGGGTTGCCGCCGAGCACCCGGAGGGAATCAGCAAACTGGTTCTCTGCGGCGCCAACATCAAGGCGGCCGAGCACGGCCGGCGCCAGATCGCCTTCTACCGCTCCCGCCCCGGCTGGTGGCTCATGAAGATGCTCTCCGACCTCCCGACGCGCGCCGCCCTGCTGCAGATGGTCGACGAGGCCGAGGCCAGCGACCTCACCGACGTCCTCCCCCGCATCCAGGCCCCGACGCTGGTGGTGTGCGGTCGCCGGGACCGGGAGTGCGTGGTCGACGTCCAGCCGATGACCGACGCCATCCCGAATGCCAGGGCCCTGATCGTGCCGCACACCGGCCATTTGCTGCCGGTCACCGGAGCCAAGGCGTTCAACGCGATCGTGGGGGCGTTCTACGGCAGCGTCGCCGGAGACGCCAAGTAG
- a CDS encoding class I SAM-dependent methyltransferase produces the protein MLQDRSHEAPGVPDAREDTARAAEPYSVTAEFYDILQAESDRRLAERRFAAAARAAQAGIVDVGAGTGIVTEVLLACSAAPVHAVEPATPMRVALLTRLAGLGADARARVTVHPCTLQGAGLKGEADLVVCANLAGVVEPAQRRELWRAAERALVPGGLLLVDPPPSGVPDTPTRRELPPVRVGPDTYSAEVCTREDRGLLSVTYTYRVERAGRILRQEAEEFTMWPATAETVDEELREAGFTVGRSASASASASANGLISATAGVGGAHRPH, from the coding sequence ATGCTCCAAGATCGATCGCACGAGGCCCCCGGTGTTCCCGATGCCCGTGAAGACACCGCCCGCGCCGCCGAGCCGTACTCGGTGACCGCCGAGTTCTACGACATCCTTCAGGCCGAGTCCGACCGCCGGCTGGCCGAGCGCCGGTTCGCCGCCGCGGCGCGCGCCGCGCAGGCCGGGATCGTGGACGTCGGCGCGGGCACCGGGATCGTCACCGAAGTGCTGCTGGCGTGCTCGGCGGCGCCGGTCCACGCCGTCGAGCCGGCCACGCCGATGCGGGTGGCGCTGCTGACGCGCCTGGCCGGTCTGGGCGCCGACGCCCGCGCGCGTGTCACCGTGCACCCTTGCACGCTCCAGGGCGCCGGCCTGAAAGGTGAGGCCGACCTGGTGGTCTGCGCGAACCTCGCCGGGGTCGTGGAGCCGGCGCAGCGCCGGGAGCTGTGGCGCGCGGCTGAGCGGGCGCTGGTCCCCGGCGGACTGCTGCTGGTGGATCCGCCGCCGTCCGGTGTGCCCGACACGCCGACGCGACGCGAGCTGCCGCCGGTCCGGGTCGGGCCCGACACGTACAGCGCCGAGGTGTGCACCCGCGAGGACCGCGGCCTGTTGTCGGTGACCTACACCTACCGGGTCGAGCGCGCGGGGCGGATCCTCAGGCAGGAGGCCGAGGAGTTCACCATGTGGCCCGCCACCGCCGAGACCGTCGATGAGGAGCTGCGGGAGGCCGGGTTCACGGTCGGGAGGTCTGCGTCTGCGTCTGCGTCTGCGTCTGCGAACGGCCTCATCAGCGCGACAGCCGGTGTCGGTGGTGCGCACCGGCCTCACTGA
- a CDS encoding carbohydrate binding domain-containing protein, with amino-acid sequence MRIRSLAMLLAALLALVGFGAIGALANPAAAAGGNLVGNPGFESGLTGWTCDSGTATTVGSPVHGGSKALAASPTSSVTAQCSQTIAVQPNSAYTLSAYVQGSYVYLGATGYSSTWTPSASGWQQLTTSFTTGAGVTSVSIYLHGWYAQPTYYADDVALIGPSGGGGGGGTAPPTPTGLTVSATTTSSISLAWTEPSGTTAAASYRVYEGTSVVASPTATSATISGLASGSSHTYKVTALAADGTESASSAAVTATTQSSGGGGSSAWHPSYLAVGTVYTPGSTVDSFMTTMQSHGAMPNYGYEYLLGSDFPNWAATTTTLINHSQSFGMTPVLVEYGMNGNVDGTSVDFTNMQSSSWLTTYFQALKTAATAANTAAPGRPVGWIIEPDMMGYLQQNYAANYGGNAAQMPAATSAAYSAGVLGSGDPTFGSNLRGLVEAIDYTIKKYDPSAFVGWQVNTWGVRDALKDTDTMGWTAGRQSVANTGTQVANFLATADIGYHADFVAFDQWGQDFGYLRDPNPAGDIRYLNDAHWSNYLLYVQTIRSSLNLPAVLWQIACGHLNSTQTASPTYWNSSGRFPDLDDLTSEQYEDSASTFFYGDTFTSSGNNLAFYSSNPGADPKVSVNGSTVTWGSHMPDAASAGVVAILFGAGTGTGTYGVPEMVGANQSAPSDFDYWVTRTQSYLASPATLP; translated from the coding sequence ATGCGGATCAGATCTTTGGCCATGCTGCTCGCGGCGCTGCTGGCGCTGGTCGGGTTCGGTGCGATCGGGGCGTTGGCGAACCCCGCGGCGGCCGCCGGTGGCAACCTGGTGGGCAACCCCGGGTTCGAGAGCGGCCTGACCGGGTGGACCTGCGACTCCGGGACCGCGACCACCGTCGGGTCGCCGGTGCACGGCGGCAGCAAGGCGCTGGCCGCGTCGCCGACGTCCTCGGTCACGGCGCAGTGCTCGCAGACCATCGCGGTGCAGCCTAACTCGGCGTACACGCTCAGCGCGTATGTTCAGGGCTCGTATGTGTACCTCGGTGCGACCGGGTACTCGTCGACCTGGACGCCGTCGGCGTCGGGCTGGCAGCAGCTGACCACGTCGTTCACCACCGGTGCCGGTGTCACCTCGGTGAGCATCTACCTGCACGGCTGGTACGCGCAGCCGACCTACTACGCCGACGACGTCGCGCTCATCGGCCCCAGCGGCGGTGGGGGAGGCGGCGGCACCGCGCCGCCCACGCCGACCGGCCTGACCGTGAGCGCCACGACCACCTCCAGCATCTCGCTGGCGTGGACCGAGCCGTCCGGGACGACCGCGGCCGCGTCCTACCGCGTCTACGAGGGCACCTCCGTCGTGGCGAGCCCGACGGCGACCAGCGCGACCATCAGTGGCCTGGCTTCCGGGAGCTCGCACACGTACAAGGTCACTGCGCTTGCCGCGGATGGAACCGAGTCGGCTTCCAGCGCGGCGGTGACCGCGACGACGCAGTCCTCCGGCGGTGGCGGCAGCAGCGCGTGGCATCCGTCGTACTTGGCGGTGGGGACGGTCTATACGCCCGGCAGCACCGTCGACTCGTTCATGACGACGATGCAGTCGCACGGCGCGATGCCGAACTACGGCTACGAATACCTGCTCGGCAGCGACTTCCCGAACTGGGCCGCCACGACGACCACGCTGATCAACCACTCGCAGTCCTTCGGGATGACGCCGGTCCTGGTCGAGTACGGGATGAACGGCAACGTGGACGGCACCAGCGTCGACTTCACCAACATGCAGAGCTCGAGCTGGCTGACGACCTACTTCCAGGCGCTGAAGACCGCCGCGACGGCCGCGAACACCGCTGCGCCGGGGCGTCCCGTCGGCTGGATCATCGAGCCGGACATGATGGGCTACCTGCAGCAGAACTACGCGGCGAACTACGGCGGGAACGCGGCGCAGATGCCCGCCGCCACCAGCGCCGCGTACTCGGCGGGCGTGCTCGGCTCCGGCGACCCGACGTTCGGGAGCAACCTCAGGGGCCTGGTCGAGGCGATCGACTACACGATCAAGAAGTACGACCCGAGCGCCTTCGTCGGGTGGCAGGTCAACACCTGGGGCGTGCGCGACGCGCTGAAGGACACCGACACCATGGGCTGGACCGCGGGCCGCCAGTCGGTGGCCAACACCGGCACGCAGGTCGCGAACTTCCTGGCCACGGCGGACATCGGCTACCACGCGGACTTCGTCGCCTTCGACCAGTGGGGCCAGGACTTCGGCTACCTGCGGGACCCGAACCCGGCCGGGGACATCAGGTATCTGAACGACGCGCACTGGAGCAACTATCTGCTGTACGTGCAGACGATCCGGTCCTCGCTGAACCTGCCGGCGGTCCTGTGGCAGATCGCGTGCGGCCACCTGAACTCGACCCAGACGGCGAGCCCGACGTACTGGAACAGCTCGGGCCGCTTCCCGGACCTGGACGACCTGACGAGCGAGCAGTACGAGGACTCGGCCTCGACGTTCTTCTACGGCGACACGTTCACCTCGAGCGGCAACAACCTGGCCTTCTACAGCTCGAACCCCGGCGCGGACCCGAAGGTCTCGGTGAACGGCAGCACGGTCACCTGGGGATCCCATATGCCCGACGCGGCCTCGGCGGGCGTGGTCGCGATCCTGTTCGGCGCCGGAACCGGCACCGGCACCTACGGCGTGCCGGAGATGGTCGGCGCGAACCAGAGCGCGCCCAGCGACTTCGACTACTGGGTGACGCGGACGCAGAGCTACTTGGCGTCTCCGGCGACGCTGCCGTAG